Proteins encoded in a region of the Chelonoidis abingdonii isolate Lonesome George chromosome 2, CheloAbing_2.0, whole genome shotgun sequence genome:
- the LOC116815161 gene encoding lymphocyte antigen 6E-like, translating into MKAFLFALLAAVLCAERVSSLRCFTCNDEPSNWNCIKITDCAENDKYCLTTYTKTGLGEKAEYRITKKCSAECPQTNWNVGIAAASTSCCQHSLCNISGASSVKSSYAVMATGVLASLIYVLRSGL; encoded by the exons ATGAAGGCTTTTCTTTTTGCCCTGCTGGCTGCAGTCCTGTGTGCGGAGCGAG TTTCCTCACTGAGATGTTTCACTTGCAATGATGAGCCCTCCAACTGGAATTGTATTAAAATAACGGACTGTGCAGAGAACGACAAATACTGTCTAACGACCTACACAAAGACAGGGCTTG GTGAGAAAGCTGAGTATCGCATCACCAAGAAATGCTCTGCCGAGTGTCCTCAGACAAACTGGAATGTTGGTATAGCAGCTGCTTCTACCTCTTGCTGTCAGCATTCCTTGTGCAATATCAGCGGGGCCAGCAGTGTGAAATCCAGCTATGCAGTGATGGCCACGGGGGTCTTGGCCAGTCTCATCTATGTCCTCAGATCCGGACTGTGA